In Coriobacteriia bacterium, the DNA window TGGCGCCTGTTTTCGAGCAAACACGACTTCCGCTACTACTGGAACGCGTATGGCCTGTGGGACATACGGTACAACGCCTTGGTCGACCTACTTCTCGAAGATGCCTCGAATCGCGAGCTCCTGAGTGATTCACAGCAGGAATACGCCGCAATTAGCGAAATGAATCTCGATTCGGAGCCTTGGGGCGAGGGCGCCAGCCCTCGCTACTGGAAGTTCCTTCATGAAGAATGGTTGGACGTCTCTTCGCCGATGTACAAACCTCCTAGTGACTCGGCGTGAGCTGGCTCTCTCCACGAACGCATCCACAATCGCCCACCGCCTGTATTGAAGACCTTTGAAGGCTCCCTGCTGAGGAGTTCGAATGGGCTCTTCCACCGCCAGGAGGGCTCTTGCCTCCTTCCGTGTAGCGGACGCCGTTCCCTTCGCGGGGATGGTGAGATACTCTGCGTTGAGGTAGGCGGGCTCAACCGAGGGGGTCTTGATGCGCGGACGTGCTGGCAAGATAGCCTTGACGGTTCTACTGTCCTTGGCAGTCGTGGGGATGACGTACGTCGTCATGCCCAATCCGGCGAAGGCGGCCACCACCAGCTACCTCTACAAGCAGGTCCTGTACTTGAAGTCGCAGATTGCGGCCATCAAGAAGACGAATGCTCAGCAGCAGAAGTCCATCGACGGTCTCAAGACATGGCAGAAGGCACAGATCGCGACCAATACCGCGCTGTCCGATCGTATCGACGCTATTCAGCCTACCCCTGGGCTCCAAGGGCCCGCAGGATCTAGAGGTGCAACCGGTCCCGCAGGACCTGCAGGTGCAACCGGTCCCGCAGGACCTGCAGGTGCAACCGGTCCCGCAGGACCTGCAGGTGCAATCGGTCCCGCAGGACCTGCAGGTGCAATCGGTCCCGCAGGACCTGCAGGTATAACTGGTCCCGCAGGACCTCAGGGCCCTCAGGGTTCGGCAGGGGTGGATGCGAGTACCGCGGCCGCGGCCTTCTGGCCGGGCGATGTTACTTTCACCGTTGGCGATAGCGTGAGTATCGGGGGCGGCGTTCTGGTCCATGCCTACGTGAATGGAATCGAAGTCGTGGAACCGCGCGCTTTCGGCCTCCTTCACTTCAATTCGGTCGATGTGCCGTGCCAAAGGCCCAATGGCGGCGGCCGACTTCTGTTTCCAACTACATCGTTCCCCAGGCCAATGCCGACCACGGCCTTGCTTGAGTACTGGGTCGAATGGGGTGGCGTCATGAAGCATGGGACAAGATCAGTGACCTTTCAGTAGCGTGCCGTGAACGCGGTCACAACCCCCGCCATAATCGTCCGCTAGACAAGACGGGTCTGGTACCTTCGGGTTTCAGACCCTTCTGGTTACAGGACCATCCACAATCGCCCACCAGTAAAACCGCAGTTCAGATGCGTGTAGCTTCTGGCCTGTTCGCTTTGAGGGGACTCGATCCATCTTCACGATCCGTCTATGACCGTGCGAGCTGAGCCGAATTGGCCGGAATCGCGGCAACGAGGACGCGCGAGATTGCCTCGCTTGGCACCACTCGCGAGCCCGATCTCGGCGTCCTGGGTCGAACTGCCGTGGAGGATCGCGCTGGCGTTCACCTGGTCCGAGCTCTCTGTTGGGGGCAGGGCTTCGGCCGCAATGCTGTCGCGGTGGTTGGCGCCGCCGGCCGGGGGTCGATAGGCTCAATGCGGGACAAGATCAGCCAAACGCCGTTTCATGTCGCACCCATAGGTTACGATGAAAAGAGCGCCATCCGAGGGGGTCGGCGCACCTCTTCCCCTGGGGGCAGTGTGGACGTTTTTGACCTTCGCGAGCGGCTTGTCGGCGACTTCTCGGAGTATGCCAAGAGCTTCATGAACATCGCGGATGCACGCATCCACGAGCTCGTCGACACCAAGCTCGAAGAGGGTCTCCTTTGGCCCGACCCAAAGGTCCAGTTGAACCCGGCATTCGAGCGTGGCGGCAGCGTCGATGATCTCGTGAACGAGGGCGTCCTGCACTCGGAGTGCTCGCGCATCTTCCGTCGCAGCAAGACCCCCGGTGCGGGACAGGGCTCGTTCGGCGAGCAGATGCACCTTCATCGGCACCAGGACGATGCGATTCGAGTCGCCCGCAGCGCAGAGAACTACGTTCTGACCACGGGCACCGGGTCCGGCAAGAGCCTCGCCTACATCATTCCGATCGTTGACCATGTGCTTCGTCGCGGGAGCGGCAAGGGCATCCAGGCGGTCATCGTTTACCCCATGAACGCACTGGCGAACAGCCAGTTCGGCGAGCTTGAGAAGTTCCTGAAGCATGGCTATCCACCAGGCGGCCAGCCGGTGACGTGGCGGCGATACACGGGCCAGGAGTCCGATGAGGAACGGCGCGAGATCATCGCGAATCCCCCCGACATACTGCTCACCAACTACGTCATGCTCGAACTCATCCTGACCCGTCCCGACGAAGGCAAGCTCGTCAAAGCTATGCGTGGACTGCAGTTTCTGGTCTTCGATGAACTCCATACCTATCGCGGGCGTCAGGGCTCCGATGTTGCCATGCTCATGCGCCGGGTGCGCGAGGCATGCGAATCACCCGCTCTTCAGCACGTCGGCACATCGGCAACACTTGCCGGCGAGGGCACGGTTGCGGCGCAGAAGATCGAGGTAGCGCGACTTGCGACGACGCTGTTCGGCGCCACCGTGAAGCCCGAGTGCGTCATCGGGGAGACGCTGCGGCGAGCAACATCGGGTTCCCCAACGGCGGTAGAACTCGGCACCCGTCTCGGCGTCGGCGTCACCGCACCAGAGACCTACGAGGCGTTCGCGGCGGACCCACTGGCGGCATGGATCGAGACGACGCTCGGCCTGGCGGAGGAGCCCGAGACCGGCGTCCTCATACGGCAGACTCCACGCAACGTCGGCGAGGCGGCCACGCTGCTCTCCGAGCAGAGCTCAGTGCCCGAGGAGCGCTGCGCAGAGGCGATTCGCGACTGCCTGATGACCGGCTACCACGTCCACGATCCCGATGCAGGCAGCCCCGTGTTCGCATTCCGCCTCCACCAGTTCATCAGCCGAGGCGACACGGTCTATGCGACACTCGAGCCGCCGGAATCGCGCGAGATTACCACCGAACCGCAGCGATTCGCACCGAGCTCACGCGACAAGGTTCTGATGCCGCTCGCGTTCTGCCGGGAATGTGGCCAGGAATACTACGTCGCGCAGCTCGAATCGCGTCCTGACGACCAGGACCGTCTCGTCAAACGAGAGATGCGGGATCGCGAAAAGACCGACTCCATCAAGCCGGGCTACCTTTATGTGAGCACAACCGCGCCCTGGCCTGATGACGACGAAGTGGAGCTGGTGAACCTCGTTCCGCAGACATGGACCGAGGAGCACAACGGGCTGACCCGTCTCAAACGCCACTATCGTGAGCAGCTGCCCACGCGGGTCTATGTGGGCGGAGACGGAACCATTGGTGGCGGTGGCAACGAGGCATGGTTCGTGCCGGCGCCTTTCAGGTTCTGCCTCAAGTGCGGTGTCGCGCACAGCTCCAACATCCGTTCGGACTTCGGCAAGCTGGCGACGCTCGGCACTGAGGCTCGAAGCACGGCGACCACTATTCTCGCCATCACAGCGCTTCGCAACTTGCGCGCTGACCTGTCCCTCAGCGAGAGGGCTCGTAAGCTTCTGAGCTTCTCGGACAACCGTCAGGACGCTGCGCTTCAAGCCGGCCACTTCAACGACTTCGTCGAGGTGGGACTGCTTCGCTCCGGCCTCTACCACGCCGCGATGAGTGCCGGCGAGCAAGGCCTCGGCCACCAGGAACTCACTACGAGCGTGATGGAGGCCATGGGCCTGGTACCGATGGACTACGCCGCCGCTCCCGAGGCCAAGTTCGCCGCCGAGCGACGAGCGCGTGAGGCGCTGCTCGATGTGGTCGGCTACCGCCTCTACCGCGACATGCAGCGCGGATGGCGACTGACTTCCCCAAACCTGGAGCAGTGCGGGCTCCTTCGCGTCGAGTACGAGGACCTGGCGGAACTGTGCGCCGACGAGGAATCCTGGAGGGGCTGCCATGAGGCGCTTCTCGAAGCGGAGCCCCAGCTGCGCGAAGAAGTCTCGAAAGCCTTGCTGGACCACATGCGTCGCGTTCTCGCCATCAAGGTTCAGTTCCTTGACCCCAATCGGCTTGAGCAGATGAAGTCGCAGTCGTACACGAACCTGCGTGACCCGTGGGACTTCAGCACTGAGAACCTCGAATACGCGACTGTCGTGTTCCCACGCACCCGGAGCAAGGCCGATGACCGTTCCTACACCTTCGTCTCAGGGCGATCCGGTTTTGCGCGCTACATCTCGCAGAACGGCAAACTCGGCGGCGGCGAGCCTATCTCCCGCGATGACTGCCAACTGATAATCGGCCAGATGTTGAATGTTCTCGCCAGCGCCGGTCTCGTTGAGCAGGTTATCGATGCCGAGCGCGACGAGGACGTTCCCGGCTATCAGCTTCAGTCGGCGGCTATGCGCTGGATTCCCGGCGATGGAACTACCCCCGCCCATGACCCGGTGCGCGTGCCGCGGCTGC includes these proteins:
- a CDS encoding DEAD/DEAH box helicase, translating into MDVFDLRERLVGDFSEYAKSFMNIADARIHELVDTKLEEGLLWPDPKVQLNPAFERGGSVDDLVNEGVLHSECSRIFRRSKTPGAGQGSFGEQMHLHRHQDDAIRVARSAENYVLTTGTGSGKSLAYIIPIVDHVLRRGSGKGIQAVIVYPMNALANSQFGELEKFLKHGYPPGGQPVTWRRYTGQESDEERREIIANPPDILLTNYVMLELILTRPDEGKLVKAMRGLQFLVFDELHTYRGRQGSDVAMLMRRVREACESPALQHVGTSATLAGEGTVAAQKIEVARLATTLFGATVKPECVIGETLRRATSGSPTAVELGTRLGVGVTAPETYEAFAADPLAAWIETTLGLAEEPETGVLIRQTPRNVGEAATLLSEQSSVPEERCAEAIRDCLMTGYHVHDPDAGSPVFAFRLHQFISRGDTVYATLEPPESREITTEPQRFAPSSRDKVLMPLAFCRECGQEYYVAQLESRPDDQDRLVKREMRDREKTDSIKPGYLYVSTTAPWPDDDEVELVNLVPQTWTEEHNGLTRLKRHYREQLPTRVYVGGDGTIGGGGNEAWFVPAPFRFCLKCGVAHSSNIRSDFGKLATLGTEARSTATTILAITALRNLRADLSLSERARKLLSFSDNRQDAALQAGHFNDFVEVGLLRSGLYHAAMSAGEQGLGHQELTTSVMEAMGLVPMDYAAAPEAKFAAERRAREALLDVVGYRLYRDMQRGWRLTSPNLEQCGLLRVEYEDLAELCADEESWRGCHEALLEAEPQLREEVSKALLDHMRRVLAIKVQFLDPNRLEQMKSQSYTNLRDPWDFSTENLEYATVVFPRTRSKADDRSYTFVSGRSGFARYISQNGKLGGGEPISRDDCQLIIGQMLNVLASAGLVEQVIDAERDEDVPGYQLQSAAMRWIPGDGTTPAHDPVRVPRLPAEGARVNAFFVDYYRTKASTLKDMRAAEHTAQVLSEERERREEAFREAKLPLLFCSPTMELGVDISELNCVNMRNVPPTPANYAQRSGRAGRSGQPALVFTYCSAGSPHDQYFFRRPEEMVSGQVTPPRLDLSNEDLLRAHVHSIWIHEAGLALGRSLGKVLDVEGDTPSLELLPTVLEKLENATAATRTIERARRVLDSIPMEMLPADWNAEQWLGAVVRALPRDFQDACDRWRELYRAAMAQQARANRTMLDASSSMKDKNSAKAARAEAEAQLGLLLASNDRIMQSDFYSYRYFASEGFLPGYNFPRLPLSAFIPGRRGGRGTDEFLSRPRFLAISEFGPNAYVYHEGLRYQIVKAVLPVEAEGTGTERILKRSIKLCSECGYLHPIEQIAPDICASCGAELPAPVDQLFRLTNVGTRRRDRINSDEEERQRQGFELTTAFRFAEREGELSKRTAVASFDGETIADLAYGHSATLWRMNLGLKRRKDQAVKGFLIDVDSGMWAKSEEVEDTAGKNETEPQAKRTERVVPFVEDRRNCLVFTPTGEWDSTVMASLSAALKSAIQVTYQLEDSELAVEPLPDRAGRRALLFYEAAEGGAGVLRRLVEDPTALPRVAARALELCHFDPSGTDMGYARGAKEPCTAACYDCLMSYYNQPDHELLDRFQISGLLLQLAKSSVEVSPNALPREEHFERLMRLTDSDLERKWLTTLRDASLRLPTDAQPLVEAAGARPDFLYRDHSVAIFIDGPVHDDEATAADDSVKREALDDLGYTMIVFRYDDDWPALLKRFPEVFGGSR